One stretch of Pieris brassicae chromosome 8, ilPieBrab1.1, whole genome shotgun sequence DNA includes these proteins:
- the LOC123713828 gene encoding transcription factor hamlet-like, producing MSACAAAAMREKHAAPRRLASPPSSPLDHHPSPLGSPRADEPLDLRVTHKRPQRLEDENCNLITPSPPPHPTHPAHPAHPAHPALLQFCRRLPLALPASFGRYPFLPAAAATLLTPGAPRPPPLPQNPGVNRARDRYTCSYCGKAFPRSANLTRHLRTHTGEQPYRCKYCERSFSISSNLQRHVRNIHNKERPFRCRHCDRCFGQQTNLDRHLKKHEAENGDDSRRRSPEETYFEEIRSFMGRVAPARRTTAAAAASAADHT from the coding sequence ATGAGCGCGTGCGCTGCGGCCGCCATGCGCGAAAAGCACGCGGCTCCACGCCGCCTGGCATCCCCGCCATCTTCGCCGCTAGATCACCACCCCAGCCCACTAGGCTCACCACGGGCCGACGAGCCGCTCGACCTCAGAGTCACTCACAAGCGCCCGCAGAGGCTCGAAGATGAAAACTGCAACCTGATTACTCCCTCACCGCCACCACACCCCACACACCCAGCACATCCAGCTCATCCAGCGCACCCTGCGCTCCTGCAATTCTGCAGAAGGCTACCCTTAGCATTGCCAGCGTCATTTGGACGTTACCCCTTTCTTCCAGCAGCGGCTGCAACACTCCTCACCCCTGGAGCCCCTAGACCGCCACCGCTGCCCCAAAACCCTGGTGTGAACAGAGCGCGGGACCGCTACACGTGCTCCTACTGTGGCAAAGCATTCCCTCGTAGTGCTAACCTAACACGACACTTACGGACGCATACTGGTGAACAGCCGTATCGGTGCAAATACTGTGAAAGATCGTTTTCAATATCTTCAAACTTACAACGGCATGTGAGAAATATCCACAATAAGGAGAGACCGTTTCGCTGTCGTCACTGTGACAGATGTTTCGGCCAACAGACGAATTTAGACCGGCATCTGAAGAAACATGAGGCCGAAAACGGGGACGACAGTCGCAGGAGATCCCCAGAAGAGACGTACTTCGAAGAGATCAGATCGTTTATGGGCAGAGTTGCGCCCGCGCGGCGAACGACAGCCGCCGCTGCTGCGAGCGCTGCAGATCACACTTGA